A portion of the Ferrimicrobium sp. genome contains these proteins:
- a CDS encoding proline iminopeptidase-family hydrolase encodes MGIDQSYLDYSSRDDRLSGGARQIPITTQVGSFNVWTKRIGNNPSLKVLLLHGGPGANHAYFEAMDSYLPAEGVEYYYYDQLGSSFSDKPDDPLLWETERFVDEVEQVRQALNLNRDNFVLLGHSWGGILAIEYALAHQEHLRGLVISNMMASAPAYTAYAEQVLMPQMDQTVLAEIKALEASGDIDNPRYMELLIPHFYEYHTLRMPADQWPDPVQRGFDQLNQQIYVSMQGPSELGMSPDAKLANWDRVDDLATIAVPTLVIGARYDTMDPAHMEMMANILPNGQYLFCPNGSHMAFYDDQETYFAGLLQFLRHLPR; translated from the coding sequence GTGGGCATCGATCAATCCTATCTCGACTACTCCAGCCGTGACGATCGGTTGAGTGGTGGAGCGCGACAAATACCGATCACCACCCAGGTGGGGTCCTTTAACGTTTGGACGAAACGGATCGGCAATAACCCCAGCCTGAAGGTCCTCCTCCTCCATGGCGGTCCTGGGGCAAATCATGCCTATTTCGAGGCCATGGATAGCTATCTCCCCGCGGAGGGGGTCGAATACTACTACTATGACCAGCTCGGTTCGAGCTTTAGTGACAAACCTGACGATCCACTTCTCTGGGAGACAGAGCGTTTTGTCGACGAGGTCGAACAGGTTCGTCAGGCTCTCAACCTTAACCGCGACAACTTCGTACTGCTTGGACACTCCTGGGGCGGCATACTCGCCATCGAATACGCCCTCGCACATCAAGAGCATCTTCGTGGGTTGGTGATCTCCAACATGATGGCGAGCGCGCCAGCCTATACCGCCTACGCAGAGCAGGTTTTGATGCCTCAAATGGATCAGACCGTCCTCGCCGAGATCAAAGCGCTCGAAGCCAGCGGGGACATCGACAACCCACGCTACATGGAGCTCCTGATCCCCCACTTTTACGAGTATCACACCCTACGCATGCCAGCCGATCAATGGCCCGATCCGGTACAACGCGGATTCGATCAGCTCAATCAGCAGATCTACGTCTCCATGCAAGGACCGAGTGAGTTGGGGATGAGTCCGGACGCCAAGCTCGCCAACTGGGACCGCGTCGACGATCTCGCAACCATTGCGGTACCCACACTCGTCATCGGCGCCCGATACGATACCATGGATCCAGCGCACATGGAGATGATGGCGAACATCCTGCCCAACGGTCAGTATCTCTTCTGTCCGAACGGCAGTCATATGGCGTTCTATGATGACCAGGAGACCTACTTCGCCGGACTCCTGCAGTTTCTGCGTCACCTCCCTCGATAA
- a CDS encoding pilus assembly protein TadG-related protein, whose product MLPSHREANRRAADSGSALILVPLIALVVVILMTIAINTAALYLAQHQLTEVAEACAIQGTRALDPVSYYSEGVLALAPSAARGDVMACVAHESTRLTHVTVSFPTSLSLTVTLTQRQRTPLLNLLSIDHDSLSASATAVALASPPHRGAFTSDRTSFH is encoded by the coding sequence GTGCTCCCTTCACACAGGGAAGCTAACCGTCGAGCCGCCGACAGCGGCTCAGCGCTCATTTTGGTGCCGCTCATCGCACTGGTGGTCGTCATCCTCATGACCATCGCCATCAACACCGCCGCACTCTATCTGGCGCAGCATCAGCTCACCGAGGTGGCTGAGGCCTGTGCCATCCAAGGCACCCGTGCCCTCGACCCAGTCTCCTACTACTCAGAAGGGGTCCTCGCTCTTGCCCCATCGGCCGCTCGAGGGGACGTCATGGCCTGCGTAGCGCACGAAAGCACTCGGCTCACCCACGTCACCGTCTCCTTCCCCACATCACTGAGTCTGACCGTCACGCTCACCCAGCGACAGCGGACACCCCTTCTCAATCTCCTCAGCATCGATCATGACTCGCTCAGTGCATCGGCGACAGCAGTTGCCCTGGCAAGTCCTCCTCATCGCGGCGCCTTCACCAGCGACAGGACCAGCTTTCACTGA
- a CDS encoding tyrosine-protein phosphatase, with the protein MPIQHVPVDAHLSSDQHQLLIARSLGLALGLETRGPLARLELSEPSPAPVIAREANGARYAIANRRILLDGATNFRDAGGRQGVGGALVDWRTHYRSENLARITAHDWESIERLGIDLIIDLRHADESDLAPSKAPGHITTVQIPIVGNLAGHADATRALLEGLVDRIDDEAMKAMYLDLVAQHEKDLMTAFELYRDHDQPVLVHCTAGKDRTGIVVALWQLSQGVSMRDILEDYRLSSLYRTLPRFLTLRPDLLAAHVNPRNIHSYLSTQNASLTAALTALDVDEIGSR; encoded by the coding sequence ATGCCAATTCAACACGTACCCGTCGATGCACACCTCTCCTCCGACCAACACCAACTTCTCATCGCTCGATCGCTTGGCTTAGCTCTGGGTCTGGAGACACGCGGACCGCTCGCTCGCCTAGAACTCAGTGAACCTTCGCCCGCCCCGGTGATCGCACGCGAGGCCAATGGTGCACGTTATGCCATCGCGAATCGACGAATACTCCTCGATGGGGCGACCAACTTTCGCGATGCTGGTGGTCGACAAGGCGTCGGTGGTGCCTTGGTCGACTGGCGCACTCACTACCGCTCCGAAAACCTGGCCAGGATCACCGCACATGATTGGGAGAGCATCGAACGTCTTGGCATTGACCTGATCATCGATCTTCGCCACGCCGACGAGTCTGACCTTGCACCGTCGAAGGCACCCGGTCACATCACTACCGTGCAGATCCCAATCGTTGGCAACCTCGCGGGTCATGCAGATGCCACGCGTGCACTCCTTGAGGGCCTAGTCGATCGAATCGACGACGAGGCGATGAAGGCGATGTATCTCGACCTCGTTGCTCAACACGAAAAGGATCTCATGACCGCCTTCGAGCTCTATCGCGACCACGACCAACCCGTCCTTGTGCACTGCACCGCCGGGAAGGATCGCACGGGTATCGTCGTGGCACTTTGGCAGCTCTCACAGGGTGTCAGCATGCGCGACATCCTAGAGGACTATCGTCTCTCGTCCCTCTATCGGACGTTACCACGTTTCTTAACTCTTCGGCCAGATCTCCTCGCCGCCCATGTCAACCCACGCAACATCCACAGCTACCTCTCAACGCAGAATGCATCGCTGACGGCGGCCCTCACAGCACTCGACGTCGACGAGATTGGGTCCCGTTAA
- the acs gene encoding acetate--CoA ligase, which yields MADDGATIEALFSEGRKFEPPTHLRETAAINSPAIYHEGEDYETYWANQAERVLWRRRWDRVLDWSNPPFARWFDGATLNITESCLDRHAAATPHKVAYYFEGEEGDTRTLTYADLLAEVSRLANGLSSLGVTKGDRVAIYMGMIPEFPIALLACARLGAIHSVVFGGFSPEALADRINDAQAKVLITCDQSRRKGQLVELKAFADRALENAPSVEHVVVVERTGNDVAMQEGRDITYRALTESQPSVREATETSSEDPLYILYTSGTTGRPKGILHTTGGYLVGVATTHAQVFDLRPDDVYWCTADIGWVTGHSYIVYGPLANGATSVLYEGVPDYPDKDRYWAIIEKYRVTQLYTAPTSIRTFMKWGTEFPDRHNMESLRIIGTVGEPINPEAWMWYRRVIGGDRCPVVDTWWQTETGNMMIAPLPAITAAKPGSATIPLPGIGADIVNEDGDSVPLGGGGYLVLTHPWPAMARTIFGDPDRFVDTYWSRFSNPSAGVWRYFAGDGAKRDEDGYYWLLGRVDDVMNVSGHRISTLEVESALVDHPSVAEAAVIGRNDPITGQAIAAFVTLRSGIVGSEALILELRDHVADKIGKIARPASIVFTDELPKTRSGKIMRRLLRDISEQRKLGDVTTLANADVVQEIADRAQSMKASTEE from the coding sequence ATGGCCGACGATGGCGCAACAATTGAAGCACTATTTTCTGAGGGACGAAAATTCGAGCCGCCAACACATCTGCGAGAGACGGCAGCGATCAACTCGCCCGCAATCTATCACGAAGGTGAGGACTACGAGACCTACTGGGCCAACCAAGCCGAACGAGTGTTGTGGAGGCGCCGGTGGGACCGAGTGCTTGATTGGTCGAATCCTCCCTTCGCACGGTGGTTTGACGGAGCCACCCTCAACATCACCGAGAGCTGTCTCGACCGGCATGCGGCCGCCACCCCTCACAAGGTGGCCTACTACTTCGAGGGAGAGGAGGGTGACACCAGAACCCTCACCTATGCCGACCTCTTGGCTGAGGTATCTCGGCTTGCGAACGGATTGAGTTCGCTTGGGGTCACCAAGGGTGATCGTGTGGCGATCTACATGGGCATGATCCCGGAATTTCCGATCGCATTGCTCGCTTGTGCGCGACTCGGCGCGATTCATTCAGTCGTCTTTGGCGGGTTCTCCCCGGAGGCACTCGCCGATCGTATCAACGATGCTCAAGCCAAGGTGCTCATCACCTGTGATCAGTCCCGACGCAAAGGCCAACTCGTTGAACTCAAAGCTTTTGCCGATCGGGCGCTCGAGAACGCTCCATCAGTCGAGCATGTCGTCGTCGTCGAGCGTACCGGCAACGATGTCGCCATGCAAGAGGGCCGAGATATCACCTATCGGGCACTGACCGAAAGCCAGCCTTCGGTCCGCGAAGCGACCGAAACCTCAAGCGAAGACCCGCTCTACATCCTCTATACCTCCGGCACCACGGGGCGCCCGAAGGGCATCCTCCACACCACTGGAGGGTATCTCGTCGGTGTAGCAACCACGCATGCGCAGGTCTTTGACCTTCGACCTGATGACGTCTACTGGTGCACCGCTGACATCGGATGGGTCACCGGCCATAGCTATATCGTCTATGGACCCTTGGCCAACGGAGCAACGAGCGTCCTCTATGAAGGGGTACCCGACTATCCGGATAAGGACCGCTACTGGGCGATCATCGAAAAGTACCGGGTAACCCAGCTCTACACCGCCCCAACCTCGATCCGTACCTTCATGAAGTGGGGAACGGAGTTCCCCGACCGCCACAATATGGAGTCGCTACGCATTATCGGCACCGTCGGTGAACCCATCAACCCAGAGGCATGGATGTGGTACCGGCGGGTGATTGGTGGAGATCGGTGTCCGGTCGTAGATACTTGGTGGCAGACGGAGACGGGGAACATGATGATCGCTCCTCTACCGGCCATCACCGCCGCCAAACCTGGATCTGCCACGATCCCCCTGCCCGGAATAGGTGCTGACATTGTCAATGAAGATGGAGACTCGGTTCCACTGGGTGGCGGAGGCTACCTCGTATTGACCCACCCATGGCCCGCCATGGCCCGCACGATCTTCGGCGACCCTGATCGATTTGTCGATACGTATTGGTCACGGTTTTCAAACCCAAGCGCGGGAGTTTGGCGCTACTTTGCTGGTGACGGAGCCAAACGTGACGAGGATGGCTACTACTGGCTCCTCGGACGCGTCGATGATGTCATGAACGTCTCCGGCCATCGGATCTCGACACTCGAGGTGGAATCAGCACTCGTCGATCATCCATCGGTTGCTGAAGCAGCAGTCATTGGACGCAACGACCCTATCACCGGCCAGGCGATTGCGGCCTTTGTCACCCTCCGATCGGGAATCGTTGGGAGCGAAGCCCTCATACTTGAGCTCCGCGATCATGTCGCAGACAAGATTGGGAAAATAGCACGGCCAGCCTCCATCGTCTTTACCGATGAACTACCAAAGACGCGCTCTGGGAAAATCATGCGCCGACTGCTGCGCGACATCTCCGAGCAACGCAAACTCGGCGACGTCACCACGCTCGCCAACGCCGATGTCGTGCAAGAGATCGCTGATCGAGCACAGTCGATGAAGGCCTCGACCGAGGAGTAG
- a CDS encoding acetate uptake transporter, whose translation MSAKETYADPGHWAVTAFSATSLMLGIINAHLISGTAVGIIIPTAFIFGGIVQIIAAIIEVARGSTFGAVAFGSYGPFWIIVGLYLQFYAKTVAPASVGTAFALFLWMFAIISLYLFIASLKTDVVLAIILFLLVITFVLLALGQGMNSTSLTEAGGWATIIFAVLGFYHAASGTIASTWGRVLLPVGPLTPKPMVPPDQDPHHVMSPVDR comes from the coding sequence ATGTCAGCTAAGGAAACCTATGCGGATCCCGGACATTGGGCGGTTACTGCATTCTCAGCTACGTCGCTGATGCTGGGTATCATCAATGCCCATCTCATCAGTGGAACAGCCGTCGGCATTATCATCCCAACAGCCTTCATCTTCGGCGGCATCGTCCAGATCATCGCCGCCATCATCGAGGTTGCGCGTGGCAGCACCTTCGGGGCGGTGGCCTTTGGATCATACGGTCCATTTTGGATCATTGTCGGCCTCTATCTACAGTTCTACGCCAAGACCGTAGCTCCGGCAAGTGTCGGCACCGCCTTTGCACTCTTCCTATGGATGTTCGCGATCATCTCCCTCTATCTCTTTATCGCATCACTCAAGACCGACGTCGTCCTCGCGATCATCCTCTTCCTCTTAGTGATCACCTTCGTGCTTCTTGCCCTCGGACAAGGAATGAATTCGACGAGCCTGACGGAAGCCGGCGGTTGGGCAACCATCATCTTCGCTGTCCTCGGCTTCTACCATGCGGCCTCCGGCACGATCGCTTCGACATGGGGGCGGGTACTGCTACCGGTAGGACCGCTCACGCCAAAACCGATGGTACCACCAGATCAGGATCCACACCATGTGATGTCACCAGTAGATCGCTGA
- a CDS encoding transcriptional regulator — protein sequence MDQAERDYAREVGKRLRSVRKQQRYSLQAVEAISEKEFKASVLGAYERGERSISVPRLQRLAEFYHVGVDQLLPPELAGREFFALSNRDRVASLTDDQSRIDLAGLERQISAGVARSRVTGSVKCTIDLARLSSMIGPERDLISRYLSMIQVSRQDFNGRVMTVRSDDLKIIGAVLGLSFEDMIAFLDDLGLRVSS from the coding sequence ATGGATCAGGCGGAGCGAGACTACGCACGCGAAGTAGGGAAGCGGTTACGATCCGTACGCAAGCAGCAACGTTATTCGCTGCAAGCAGTCGAGGCGATCTCTGAAAAGGAGTTCAAGGCGTCGGTTCTAGGGGCCTATGAACGTGGTGAGCGGTCAATTTCGGTACCGCGACTACAGCGGCTCGCGGAGTTCTACCATGTCGGTGTCGATCAACTATTGCCACCAGAGCTCGCCGGTCGCGAGTTCTTTGCACTTAGCAATCGGGATCGAGTAGCTTCGTTGACTGACGATCAGAGTCGGATTGATTTAGCAGGGCTTGAACGACAGATCAGCGCCGGTGTGGCGCGGTCCCGGGTGACTGGGTCGGTCAAGTGTACGATCGACCTCGCCAGACTCTCGTCCATGATTGGTCCCGAGCGCGACCTCATTAGCCGCTACCTGTCGATGATCCAGGTTTCAAGGCAGGATTTCAATGGCCGCGTCATGACCGTGCGTTCCGATGATCTCAAAATCATCGGTGCCGTTCTTGGACTCTCATTCGAGGATATGATCGCCTTCTTGGATGATCTAGGCCTTCGCGTTTCGAGTTAG
- a CDS encoding RsmE family RNA methyltransferase: MERLHPFIIVDDLATLVVSRQLAHHLVSVRRLRNGARLFAGDGHGRFRTVAIEAIQAQVRLVPLSDISIVPRDEPDIGIAMFLPSSERLSWAVQKLTETGIDRIHLLSDLHDRRGGAQLSPAHLERLERVAREAAQQSERLWLPVIDPPKPAHEYFASVGQGVAILDPAGGPLPKGVTTLVVGPESGAIVAPDSIPRVSLGLPILRIETAAVAGSILLATLRASLVCICDKPW; the protein is encoded by the coding sequence ATGGAGCGCCTCCACCCTTTTATCATTGTTGACGATCTTGCGACTCTGGTCGTCTCACGTCAACTCGCTCATCACCTCGTATCGGTGCGTCGTCTGCGCAACGGTGCTCGCCTGTTCGCCGGGGACGGTCATGGCCGGTTCCGTACGGTGGCGATCGAGGCGATTCAGGCCCAAGTGCGATTGGTTCCGCTCTCAGACATCTCGATTGTGCCCCGCGATGAACCCGACATCGGGATTGCCATGTTCTTGCCCTCAAGTGAGCGACTGTCTTGGGCGGTGCAAAAACTGACCGAAACGGGTATCGACCGTATCCATCTGCTCTCGGATCTCCATGATCGGCGCGGTGGAGCACAGTTGTCACCGGCGCATCTGGAACGCCTCGAGCGGGTGGCTCGTGAGGCAGCGCAGCAGTCGGAACGCCTGTGGTTGCCAGTGATCGATCCTCCGAAGCCAGCGCATGAGTACTTTGCCAGCGTGGGACAGGGTGTGGCGATTCTCGATCCCGCTGGAGGCCCCTTACCCAAGGGGGTGACGACGCTGGTCGTTGGACCCGAGTCAGGCGCTATTGTGGCACCTGATTCCATACCAAGAGTGAGCCTTGGACTACCGATATTGCGGATTGAGACGGCAGCGGTAGCAGGTTCGATACTTTTGGCGACATTACGGGCATCACTGGTATGTATTTGCGATAAACCCTGGTAG
- the dnaJ gene encoding molecular chaperone DnaJ, with protein MVDYYEVLGVARSASAEDIKRSYRKLARQLHPDVNGGDKDAENRFKLVTEAYDTLSDPEKRRQYDLYGSSGGAGSDPFGGGPFQPNFTDIFQTVFGQGFGGQEAPGPRRGEDMETAVNLTFEEAVFGCQKEISLKMPTTCPTCSGSGAKVGTSPTVCAQCQGSGSVKRVTQSFLGRMVTTMTCDVCHGEGKVITDLCPDCRGEGRKTLERHFTIEVPPGADNGLVLRLTGKGAAAPRGGQPGSLYVHVNVAPSQRFERQGNDLWMQLPLSYVQAALGAQVEFESLDGPETIEVAPGTQPGATVHLKGKGVPVLSGRGRGRGDLIVAMDVQMPKELSEEEEGLLRQLAELRGEQVLGHHEHGIFSKLKSAFKP; from the coding sequence GTGGTCGACTACTACGAGGTACTAGGGGTTGCGCGCAGCGCATCTGCAGAGGATATCAAGCGTTCGTATCGTAAGCTGGCTCGGCAGCTACACCCGGATGTGAACGGGGGAGATAAGGATGCCGAGAACCGTTTCAAGCTCGTAACTGAGGCCTACGACACACTGAGCGATCCTGAGAAGCGTCGCCAGTACGATCTCTATGGCTCCTCCGGTGGGGCGGGCAGCGATCCCTTTGGTGGTGGCCCATTCCAACCAAACTTTACCGATATCTTTCAGACGGTCTTTGGCCAAGGTTTTGGTGGGCAGGAGGCACCAGGTCCGCGCCGTGGTGAGGACATGGAGACGGCGGTCAATCTCACCTTCGAGGAGGCCGTCTTCGGCTGCCAGAAGGAGATCTCCTTAAAGATGCCCACGACCTGCCCGACCTGTAGTGGATCAGGTGCGAAGGTGGGCACCTCTCCAACGGTCTGTGCCCAGTGTCAGGGGAGTGGTTCCGTCAAGCGGGTGACGCAGTCATTCCTCGGTCGGATGGTGACAACGATGACCTGCGACGTCTGTCATGGTGAGGGCAAGGTGATCACCGATCTCTGTCCTGACTGCCGTGGCGAGGGTCGCAAAACCCTTGAGCGTCACTTCACGATCGAGGTGCCGCCAGGTGCTGATAACGGTCTTGTTCTCCGTCTCACTGGCAAGGGCGCCGCTGCGCCGAGAGGTGGCCAGCCGGGGAGTCTCTATGTACATGTGAACGTCGCGCCCTCGCAGAGATTTGAACGACAGGGTAATGATCTGTGGATGCAGCTGCCGCTCTCCTACGTACAGGCGGCGCTCGGTGCGCAGGTGGAGTTCGAGAGCCTCGATGGACCCGAGACGATTGAGGTCGCCCCAGGTACGCAGCCAGGAGCCACGGTGCACCTCAAGGGTAAGGGAGTTCCGGTCCTCTCAGGTCGGGGCCGCGGTCGCGGTGATCTGATTGTGGCGATGGATGTACAGATGCCCAAAGAGCTCAGCGAAGAGGAGGAAGGGCTACTTCGTCAGCTTGCAGAGTTGCGTGGCGAACAGGTCCTCGGTCACCATGAGCATGGTATCTTCTCGAAGTTGAAGTCGGCGTTTAAGCCGTAG
- the hrcA gene encoding heat-inducible transcriptional repressor HrcA: MVDQSLGARKEAILLAVIVEYIRTASPVGSQHVLESAELDLSPASVRSQMANLEREGYLTQPHVSAGRIPSIRGYRYFVDRLLRFDPVELAKIEHDVADFLRTAKGALEDVLERSLTFLSQQTNYTAVMTTWAVSTEDYKAIQVLCLGPDTLLVVVVGSKGTVERTTVHPSVEVSDEVASQVSARLTTMLVGTDMSELIDLDTVSSTDTSAVGVAPPLDDQAPLVTTVTREVAAALRELRVREEVGLRVRELSKTAAALEQLDQVARVLETLEHDVHVVDLIRTLIETGSMVSIGDEGGVEALNECSLVVAPCEIDGELVGSIGLIGPTRMDYSRALAAVEALSAQVARAVR; the protein is encoded by the coding sequence ATGGTTGATCAGTCACTAGGCGCACGCAAAGAGGCGATTCTTCTCGCGGTCATTGTCGAGTACATTCGTACTGCTTCTCCGGTGGGGTCCCAACACGTCCTGGAGTCAGCTGAACTCGATCTGTCACCGGCATCGGTACGCTCCCAGATGGCCAATCTGGAGCGAGAGGGTTATCTAACCCAACCTCATGTCTCCGCAGGACGCATCCCCTCGATCCGTGGGTATCGCTATTTTGTTGATCGGCTCCTGCGTTTCGATCCTGTTGAGTTGGCAAAGATTGAACATGACGTCGCTGACTTTTTGCGTACGGCAAAGGGCGCACTTGAGGATGTGCTTGAGCGGTCACTGACCTTCTTGTCACAGCAGACCAACTACACCGCAGTGATGACGACTTGGGCTGTATCGACGGAGGATTATAAGGCGATTCAGGTGCTCTGCCTTGGCCCAGACACGTTGTTGGTCGTAGTGGTGGGGTCCAAAGGCACGGTCGAACGCACGACGGTGCACCCCAGCGTCGAGGTGAGTGACGAGGTGGCGAGTCAAGTCAGTGCTCGCCTTACGACGATGTTGGTGGGTACCGACATGAGTGAACTCATCGACCTCGACACGGTTTCTAGTACGGATACGAGTGCCGTGGGGGTAGCCCCACCGTTGGACGACCAAGCACCGTTGGTCACTACCGTCACCCGCGAAGTAGCCGCAGCGCTACGTGAACTGCGGGTGCGTGAAGAGGTTGGACTTCGTGTGCGTGAGCTCTCTAAGACGGCTGCCGCTCTCGAACAGCTCGATCAGGTTGCGAGAGTACTTGAGACGCTTGAACACGATGTGCATGTTGTGGACCTGATCCGTACGTTGATCGAGACCGGCAGCATGGTTAGCATCGGCGACGAAGGTGGGGTTGAGGCACTGAATGAGTGTTCGCTCGTGGTGGCACCCTGTGAGATCGATGGTGAACTCGTGGGCTCTATCGGATTGATTGGACCTACTCGGATGGATTACTCGCGAGCACTAGCAGCGGTTGAAGCACTGAGTGCGCAAGTCGCGCGTGCCGTGCGATAA
- the rpsT gene encoding 30S ribosomal protein S20 → MANIKSQIKRIGQNERRRERNKAVRSELKTRVKNAVTTQDDASVRLALKRLDKAASQGVIHKNQAARRKSRLMAQLSHAKD, encoded by the coding sequence TTGGCAAATATTAAGAGTCAGATCAAGCGTATTGGTCAGAATGAGCGTCGGCGTGAGCGAAACAAGGCAGTGCGCTCAGAGCTCAAGACCCGCGTCAAGAATGCCGTTACCACCCAGGATGATGCATCCGTGCGTCTTGCACTGAAGCGGCTCGACAAGGCGGCATCCCAGGGTGTGATTCATAAGAATCAGGCGGCTCGCCGTAAATCGCGTCTCATGGCCCAGCTGTCCCACGCTAAGGATTAG